A window of the Sporosarcina sp. FSL K6-2383 genome harbors these coding sequences:
- a CDS encoding MMPL family transporter, which yields MKMVIRHVTDFVTTKKGMWMTLGIWLAITVLLAVFAPSASEYKVSSVQSLPDDAQSVIAKEKIDEHFKGAESIPGILVLQSENGEIKPEVIGEVLDNVGATEINGLKEMLPFSSLPPQALTSFFSENKETVVIPLSFDPSLDTKELEVSVEKIKGIVQEQTDMIVYMTGPAGIAIDTVNLFSRADLVLILSTVGIILILLIVIYRSPLLALIPLLATAFVYEVVNQILGLFGKAGLDLASQSTSIMSILLFAATIDYSLFVFSRYREELKNYDSKYDAMKWAMRETGIPVFFAGGTVLAAMLVLFFAEFGDYRNFAPIFGTTMFVIMLATITLIPALFTLFGRKSFWPKVPKFGDTEVKTNTLWSRIGSFIVKKPIFSALAILVFLLVSALNMFNLEYEFDTIKSFPSDMPSREGYEIIEKEFEKGDLAPTTVLFESKNEVTPEAQTSLMETLANQDFVNNVRPTGVSEDGLAIQYQLTFKDSPYSVESMNALENMRENAAILVQDSQLGGELHFAGETATKVDDRAVNDRDLLIIVLLETILIFIMLIFLTKSFKMPIYMMGTILLSFLAALGLGMFLANLFFDLDTISNRVPLYSFVFLVALGIDYNIILISRFMEERKKHSVKESVQIAVANTGGVISSAGILLAATFAVLMTQPMQLLFTFGFIVAIGILLDTFLIRGILLPALIVLFEKDKK from the coding sequence CACTACAAAAAAGGGAATGTGGATGACACTAGGAATTTGGTTAGCAATTACTGTATTGCTGGCTGTATTTGCTCCGAGTGCGAGTGAGTACAAAGTGTCGAGTGTCCAATCTCTACCGGACGATGCACAATCTGTTATTGCGAAAGAGAAGATTGATGAACACTTTAAAGGTGCTGAAAGTATTCCAGGCATTCTCGTTCTGCAATCGGAAAATGGGGAAATTAAACCAGAAGTTATTGGTGAGGTACTAGATAATGTGGGTGCTACTGAAATCAATGGTTTAAAAGAGATGCTACCTTTTAGTAGTCTACCACCACAGGCTCTCACAAGTTTTTTCTCGGAAAATAAAGAGACAGTGGTCATCCCTTTAAGTTTTGATCCATCGTTAGATACGAAAGAATTAGAGGTCAGTGTAGAGAAGATAAAAGGTATCGTTCAAGAGCAAACGGACATGATAGTTTATATGACGGGTCCTGCCGGAATTGCAATTGATACTGTAAACTTATTTTCTAGAGCCGATCTTGTATTAATTTTATCAACGGTTGGCATTATTTTGATATTATTGATTGTTATTTATCGTTCGCCGTTACTCGCTTTGATTCCTCTATTAGCTACGGCATTTGTTTATGAAGTAGTGAACCAAATACTCGGTTTATTTGGTAAAGCGGGATTAGACTTAGCAAGTCAATCGACATCTATCATGTCCATTTTATTATTTGCTGCCACAATTGACTATTCCTTATTTGTTTTTTCACGTTATCGAGAAGAACTGAAAAACTATGATAGTAAATATGATGCAATGAAGTGGGCAATGCGTGAAACGGGAATCCCAGTATTTTTTGCCGGTGGTACTGTACTTGCTGCCATGCTTGTTCTATTTTTCGCGGAGTTCGGTGATTACCGTAACTTTGCACCAATCTTCGGAACGACGATGTTCGTTATTATGCTCGCTACCATTACATTAATCCCTGCGTTATTTACACTTTTCGGAAGAAAATCATTTTGGCCTAAAGTTCCGAAATTTGGAGATACAGAGGTGAAAACGAATACTTTGTGGAGCAGAATTGGTTCATTTATTGTGAAGAAACCTATTTTTTCTGCATTAGCAATATTGGTCTTTTTATTGGTATCCGCTTTAAATATGTTCAATCTGGAATATGAATTTGATACGATCAAATCTTTCCCAAGTGATATGCCTTCTCGTGAAGGCTATGAGATAATTGAAAAGGAATTTGAAAAGGGTGACCTTGCCCCAACAACTGTTTTATTTGAATCAAAGAATGAAGTCACACCTGAAGCACAAACAAGTTTAATGGAGACGTTAGCCAATCAAGACTTCGTAAACAATGTACGTCCAACTGGAGTCTCGGAGGATGGTTTAGCTATTCAGTATCAATTAACGTTTAAAGATAGCCCTTACTCAGTTGAATCAATGAATGCACTAGAAAACATGCGAGAGAATGCAGCAATCCTTGTGCAGGATAGTCAGCTAGGGGGAGAATTACATTTTGCTGGGGAGACGGCAACTAAAGTGGATGATCGAGCGGTAAATGATCGTGATTTATTAATCATTGTGTTACTTGAAACAATCCTCATATTCATCATGCTCATTTTCTTAACAAAATCATTTAAGATGCCTATTTATATGATGGGAACCATTTTGCTGTCATTTTTAGCAGCATTAGGTCTAGGGATGTTCTTGGCTAATTTATTCTTTGATCTGGATACGATTAGTAATCGAGTTCCGCTATACTCATTCGTATTCTTAGTTGCACTCGGAATAGATTACAATATTATTTTAATCTCAAGATTTATGGAAGAGCGTAAAAAACACTCAGTAAAAGAATCCGTTCAAATTGCAGTGGCCAATACAGGTGGGGTTATTTCTTCCGCAGGTATTTTGCTTGCAGCTACCTTCGCTGTGCTTATGACGCAACCCATGCAATTGTTGTTCACATTTGGATTTATCGTAGCAATAGGGATTCTCCTAGATACATTCTTAATTCGTGGAATTCTACTGCCCGCATTAATCGTGTTGTTTGAAAAAGATAAAAAATAA
- a CDS encoding HAD family acid phosphatase, which yields MKFGFDIDDTLINLREHAFHLYNKKLNQDVHVDLFHALDKVEIHEIFGMTNEEGSNMWNRSLEEIYYTSCPPYPDAVETLQQLEKDGHEVYYITARPKEHGERTMEWMIEQGFPVQKERFFYGMNDEDKVHIIKEFELDYYFDDKPAVLETLRDCQLNVFAKAQSYNKHLAIPQITNWSELADLLNEK from the coding sequence ATGAAGTTTGGTTTTGATATCGATGATACATTGATTAATCTAAGAGAGCATGCCTTTCATCTATACAATAAAAAATTGAATCAGGATGTGCATGTAGACCTCTTTCATGCGTTAGACAAGGTTGAAATCCATGAAATCTTCGGCATGACGAATGAAGAAGGCAGTAACATGTGGAATCGTTCACTCGAAGAAATCTACTATACATCGTGCCCACCTTACCCTGATGCTGTGGAAACATTACAACAGCTAGAAAAGGATGGCCATGAAGTCTACTATATTACGGCAAGGCCAAAAGAACATGGCGAGCGGACAATGGAATGGATGATTGAACAAGGCTTTCCCGTTCAGAAAGAACGATTTTTTTACGGGATGAATGACGAAGACAAGGTTCATATTATAAAAGAGTTTGAGCTTGACTATTATTTCGATGATAAGCCCGCAGTTCTTGAAACATTGAGAGATTGTCAGCTAAACGTGTTTGCGAAGGCTCAGTCCTACAATAAGCATTTAGCTATTCCACAAATCACAAATTGGTCTGAACTAGCCGATTTGCTCAACGAGAAATAA
- the ribD gene encoding bifunctional diaminohydroxyphosphoribosylaminopyrimidine deaminase/5-amino-6-(5-phosphoribosylamino)uracil reductase RibD, with protein MTNHEFYMNLALENAQAMKGQTDPNPLVGAVIVNENRIVGVGSHLKAGEPHAEIHAIRMAGEKANGGTIYVTLEPCSHTGRTGPCAKAIVEAGIKTVVIATLDPNPVVAGNGVKILQDTGIEVVIGILEEKSRRMNEVFNKFIVEQRPFVTMKAGSTLDGKIATHTADSKWITSPEARNDVHVLRNENMAILVGVNTVIEDDPELTTRIPNGRNPVRIILDSTLRIPLNSKVVTDGQAETWIFTAHTYNEDAKKKLEGRGVLIYHTSGIKQVDTDEVLQILGEKLVSSVLIEGGGSIHAAFLERQLVDKVEIYIAPKLVGGTQAPTFLEGTGVEFMRDAVDLEDLHITQIGKDFKFTGYPKYTRQQTEGD; from the coding sequence ATGACTAACCATGAATTTTACATGAATTTGGCCCTAGAAAATGCACAAGCCATGAAGGGACAGACTGATCCAAATCCACTTGTCGGTGCAGTCATTGTCAATGAAAATCGAATCGTTGGGGTGGGTTCGCATTTGAAAGCTGGCGAACCACATGCTGAAATACACGCCATCCGAATGGCCGGCGAAAAGGCAAATGGTGGAACAATTTACGTCACCCTTGAGCCATGCTCACATACCGGTAGAACGGGACCATGCGCAAAAGCGATTGTTGAAGCGGGAATTAAAACCGTTGTCATTGCCACGCTCGATCCGAATCCAGTTGTGGCTGGAAACGGGGTTAAAATATTACAAGACACAGGAATTGAAGTCGTTATTGGTATATTAGAAGAAAAATCCCGAAGGATGAATGAAGTATTTAACAAATTCATCGTTGAACAGAGACCCTTCGTCACGATGAAAGCCGGAAGTACATTGGACGGTAAAATTGCTACACATACCGCTGACAGTAAGTGGATTACATCCCCCGAGGCAAGAAATGATGTGCATGTATTGCGCAATGAGAACATGGCCATTTTAGTCGGTGTCAATACGGTAATTGAGGATGATCCCGAACTAACAACAAGGATTCCAAATGGCAGAAATCCGGTTCGTATCATTTTAGATTCTACATTACGCATTCCACTCAATTCGAAGGTAGTGACTGATGGACAGGCGGAAACGTGGATCTTCACTGCACATACGTATAATGAAGATGCGAAGAAAAAGCTGGAAGGTAGAGGTGTGTTGATTTATCACACTTCCGGTATTAAACAGGTAGACACGGACGAAGTTCTTCAAATTCTCGGTGAAAAACTTGTTTCTTCCGTCTTGATTGAAGGTGGGGGTTCGATTCATGCCGCTTTCCTTGAAAGGCAACTTGTCGACAAGGTAGAAATTTATATAGCACCAAAATTAGTCGGAGGTACACAAGCGCCTACATTCCTGGAAGGGACAGGTGTTGAATTCATGCGTGATGCTGTAGATTTAGAAGACCTCCATATTACGCAAATAGGTAAGGATTTTAAGTTTACTGGCTATCCGAAATATACTAGACAACAAACTGAGGGTGATTAA
- a CDS encoding GTP cyclohydrolase II codes for MVQAKLEPEVLDILKEKIQLIETDEGAIYLVGPIKLPVNLHGETVVFQWYCWLNRCQVTENYQEVIDQLSSANLAEYQQSSVLVYGDFKEADDALIRMHSICHTGDIFGSKRCDCGYQLKQSMQNIVDHGTGALFYLANHEGRGIGLFSKAMAYVLQENGYDTVEANESLGFVDDSRNYDDAIRVLKTLRTKPVKLMTNNPKKLEAMKKAGLPVSGREPLWGDQSEFNEKYLQTKIQRSGHLEEGNRPND; via the coding sequence ATGGTACAGGCGAAACTAGAACCGGAAGTTCTTGATATTTTAAAAGAAAAAATTCAATTAATCGAAACAGATGAGGGGGCAATTTACTTGGTTGGCCCCATTAAATTACCCGTTAATCTTCACGGAGAAACGGTTGTTTTCCAATGGTATTGCTGGTTAAATCGCTGCCAAGTAACCGAGAATTATCAAGAAGTTATTGATCAGCTGTCTTCCGCTAATTTGGCCGAGTACCAACAATCAAGCGTGCTTGTTTACGGGGATTTTAAAGAGGCAGATGACGCGCTCATTCGGATGCATTCCATTTGCCACACTGGAGACATATTTGGTAGTAAAAGATGCGATTGCGGTTATCAATTAAAACAATCCATGCAAAATATTGTCGATCATGGGACAGGGGCATTGTTTTATTTAGCTAATCATGAAGGCCGCGGAATCGGTTTATTCAGCAAGGCGATGGCGTACGTACTCCAGGAGAATGGTTACGATACAGTGGAAGCGAACGAAAGCCTCGGCTTTGTCGATGACTCTAGAAATTACGACGATGCTATTCGTGTTTTAAAGACACTTCGTACAAAACCAGTCAAGCTAATGACGAATAATCCAAAGAAACTGGAAGCAATGAAGAAGGCAGGTCTTCCTGTTTCAGGTCGTGAGCCATTATGGGGCGATCAATCAGAGTTCAACGAAAAGTATTTACAAACAAAAATTCAGCGCTCTGGACATCTAGAAGAAGGGAATCGCCCAAATGACTAA
- a CDS encoding GTP pyrophosphokinase family protein: MKLTNELNYSQLNHLKKEVTRFMLAYKFALDEVSTKINILEEEFQLIHEYNPIEHINTRLKTPESIIQKALRKNIGLSLSSIKENMRDIAGIRINCSFNSDIYKLSEMIQKQQDIEVIEYKDYIQNPKPNGYRSLHLILKIPVFMSDRVEHVFVEMQIRTIAMDFWASLEHKIFYKFDKSVPEKMLKELKDAAESANELDQKMENLHREINEIKRMDEEFTPTLFNEKNEINIPLKFLEMMNENSN; encoded by the coding sequence TTGAAGCTGACAAATGAATTAAACTATAGCCAATTGAATCATCTAAAAAAAGAAGTGACGCGATTCATGCTAGCTTATAAATTTGCGTTAGACGAAGTGAGCACCAAGATCAATATCTTAGAAGAAGAATTTCAATTGATACATGAATACAACCCAATCGAACATATTAATACCCGCTTGAAAACACCAGAGAGCATTATCCAAAAGGCGCTTCGCAAAAATATCGGACTGTCCCTATCTTCCATCAAGGAAAATATGCGGGATATCGCAGGGATTCGGATTAACTGTTCCTTTAACTCGGACATTTATAAACTAAGTGAAATGATTCAAAAGCAGCAGGATATTGAAGTGATTGAGTATAAAGATTACATACAAAATCCGAAGCCTAATGGTTACCGGAGCCTTCATTTGATATTAAAAATCCCTGTATTTATGTCAGATCGAGTGGAACACGTCTTTGTTGAAATGCAGATCAGGACAATCGCTATGGATTTTTGGGCAAGCCTAGAGCATAAGATTTTTTATAAATTCGACAAATCTGTTCCTGAAAAAATGCTAAAAGAATTGAAAGACGCTGCGGAATCCGCCAACGAATTGGATCAAAAAATGGAGAATCTCCATAGAGAAATCAATGAAATTAAACGAATGGACGAAGAATTTACGCCAACCCTTTTTAATGAAAAGAATGAAATCAATATCCCACTTAAGTTCCTTGAAATGATGAATGAGAATAGTAACTAA
- a CDS encoding DUF817 domain-containing protein: MNALKQLVRFGWEQALSCLFPVVIFASLALTQTIPLPFLPRYDWILIICLLMQWWMVRSGLETRDELKVITLFHVIGLALEIFKVHMGSWSYPEEGYVKIFGVPLYSGFMYASVASYLCQAWRRLDVELVKWPPFLLVVPLAAAIYLNFFTHHYWIDVRWWLSALVIIVFWKSWVTYAVGGTRYRMPLAFSFVLIGFFIWVAENIATFFGAWQYPNQADTWSLVHLGKVSSWLLLVIVSFLIVATLKRVKRKSASI; the protein is encoded by the coding sequence ATGAATGCACTTAAACAACTTGTACGTTTCGGTTGGGAACAGGCTCTATCCTGTTTGTTTCCCGTCGTTATTTTTGCCTCTTTGGCTTTGACACAAACCATTCCGCTGCCCTTCCTACCGCGGTATGACTGGATTCTTATCATTTGCCTTCTGATGCAATGGTGGATGGTGCGTTCTGGGCTTGAAACTCGAGATGAATTAAAGGTTATTACACTGTTTCATGTTATTGGACTTGCTCTTGAAATTTTCAAGGTGCATATGGGCTCGTGGTCTTATCCAGAGGAAGGCTATGTCAAAATTTTTGGCGTACCTTTATATAGCGGATTCATGTATGCAAGTGTCGCAAGTTACCTCTGCCAAGCGTGGAGAAGGCTTGATGTTGAACTCGTTAAATGGCCTCCTTTTCTTCTAGTCGTTCCTCTTGCAGCTGCGATTTATTTAAATTTTTTCACCCACCATTATTGGATTGATGTACGTTGGTGGCTATCTGCACTTGTCATAATCGTCTTTTGGAAATCATGGGTCACATATGCGGTTGGAGGGACTCGTTACCGAATGCCCCTCGCGTTTTCTTTTGTGCTCATTGGATTTTTTATATGGGTAGCTGAAAATATCGCAACATTCTTTGGAGCTTGGCAATATCCTAACCAAGCCGATACATGGAGTCTCGTTCATCTAGGCAAGGTAAGCTCATGGCTTTTATTAGTCATTGTGAGCTTTTTGATTGTAGCGACATTAAAGCGGGTTAAGAGGAAAAGTGCTAGTATTTAA
- a CDS encoding helix-turn-helix transcriptional regulator, which yields MTIIINIDVMLAKRKMSVTELTEKVGITMANISILKNGKAKAIRLSTLEAICKALDCQPGDILEYRSDEDAQ from the coding sequence ATGACGATTATAATTAATATTGATGTGATGCTGGCTAAAAGGAAAATGAGCGTAACTGAACTGACAGAGAAGGTCGGTATAACGATGGCGAATATATCCATATTAAAAAATGGAAAAGCAAAAGCGATTCGTTTATCTACTTTAGAGGCGATTTGTAAGGCTTTGGACTGTCAGCCCGGAGATATTTTAGAATACCGTAGTGATGAAGACGCGCAATAA
- a CDS encoding DUF2975 domain-containing protein encodes MKRGSTLFLRLAVFLMGIPVLALCTFAVYQLANNPVNPDYAHILYPIIIGVYVSAVPFFIALYQAFKLLNYIDKNQSFSGLSVIALKNIKFCAMIISGLYLIILPFVFLVADLDDAPGLVIVGMIPVFASMVVAVFAAVLQRLLQEAIHIKSENDLTV; translated from the coding sequence ATGAAACGAGGATCAACACTATTTTTAAGGTTGGCTGTTTTTCTAATGGGAATCCCGGTCCTTGCTTTGTGTACATTTGCGGTATATCAGCTCGCCAATAACCCAGTAAACCCAGATTATGCCCATATACTATATCCTATTATAATAGGTGTCTATGTCTCAGCTGTACCCTTTTTCATCGCATTGTATCAGGCTTTTAAACTGTTAAACTATATTGACAAAAACCAATCCTTCTCTGGGCTGTCTGTTATAGCGCTCAAAAATATCAAATTCTGTGCAATGATAATTAGTGGGTTGTATTTGATCATTCTGCCATTTGTATTTCTCGTTGCAGATCTAGACGATGCGCCAGGACTCGTCATAGTTGGAATGATTCCTGTTTTTGCTTCAATGGTGGTTGCTGTCTTTGCTGCTGTTCTTCAAAGACTTTTACAAGAAGCGATTCATATAAAATCAGAAAATGATTTAACGGTCTGA
- a CDS encoding C45 family peptidase: MNHVYSDVIQFTGNHYDFGYMQGGLLKESPILFNREKQWAAKRKRHFTINEQEAIQLFTKFLPSMLDELQGLADALNWSMEDALREFGGYYVEYERSGCSILTGSEFIIRNYDSHPGYYEGRYIIYQPTDAGYATIGPSMQITGRTDGMNEKGLAMGYNFINRMGSADGFVCNMIGRIILETCANVEEAITLLKEIPHRTSFSYVLIDPSGETFVVEASPRKVEVRKSNISTNHFEVLTEENRYRTDDSLRRQKELESQQSNDLDAYKAYRLLNDQEKEIFSSKYDASAGTIHTSAYIPRDRKALFAIGGSRMPVIFDFNRYLAGERIQVKKIKGVLNYHTPFVNMARMDDR, translated from the coding sequence ATGAATCACGTTTATAGCGATGTTATTCAGTTTACAGGGAATCATTATGATTTTGGTTATATGCAAGGTGGGTTGTTAAAAGAATCTCCTATCTTGTTTAATCGTGAAAAGCAGTGGGCTGCCAAGAGAAAACGTCATTTTACTATCAATGAACAAGAAGCGATTCAGCTGTTCACCAAATTTCTTCCGAGTATGTTGGATGAGCTACAGGGGTTGGCAGATGCGCTAAACTGGTCGATGGAGGATGCTTTAAGAGAATTTGGCGGTTATTATGTTGAGTATGAGAGAAGTGGATGCTCAATTTTAACGGGATCCGAATTTATCATCCGAAATTATGATAGCCATCCTGGTTACTATGAAGGACGGTATATCATATATCAGCCAACAGATGCGGGCTATGCAACAATCGGTCCTTCTATGCAAATAACAGGTCGTACGGATGGCATGAATGAAAAAGGACTTGCAATGGGCTATAACTTTATAAATCGGATGGGCTCAGCTGATGGATTTGTCTGTAATATGATTGGCCGAATTATTTTAGAGACTTGTGCGAATGTAGAGGAAGCCATCACTTTGTTGAAGGAAATTCCCCATCGAACGTCATTTAGTTATGTTTTGATAGATCCAAGTGGCGAAACATTCGTTGTAGAAGCTTCACCAAGAAAGGTAGAAGTGAGGAAGTCGAATATTAGTACGAATCATTTTGAGGTGTTAACGGAAGAAAACCGCTATCGTACGGATGATTCGTTAAGAAGGCAGAAGGAATTAGAAAGTCAGCAAAGTAATGATCTAGATGCATATAAGGCCTATCGCCTATTGAATGATCAAGAAAAAGAGATATTTTCTAGTAAATATGATGCTTCCGCGGGAACGATACACACATCTGCCTATATTCCAAGGGACAGGAAGGCTCTGTTTGCAATTGGGGGCAGTCGAATGCCGGTTATCTTTGATTTTAATCGTTATTTAGCAGGTGAGAGAATACAAGTTAAGAAAATCAAGGGCGTACTAAATTACCATACACCCTTTGTCAATATGGCTAGGATGGACGACAGATAA
- a CDS encoding NADPH-dependent FMN reductase, with translation MKIVGISGSIVGSKTRTAMNYTVESLTKKYPNAEVTLLDLTDYDIQFSDGRNYLEYEGDTGFVTKAIMEADAIIIGTPIFQASIPATLKNIFDLLPVNAFRDKVVSMLVTAGSPKHYLIAEQQLKPILAYMKAQIVQTFVFIEEKDFLRKEIVNDDVFFRIERLVEDTVVLTETYTKIRETKEAEYDF, from the coding sequence ATGAAAATCGTTGGAATATCGGGTTCAATAGTGGGCTCAAAAACGCGCACTGCCATGAACTACACAGTAGAATCACTCACTAAAAAATATCCAAACGCAGAAGTTACATTACTAGACTTAACTGACTACGATATTCAATTTAGTGATGGCCGCAACTACTTGGAATATGAAGGTGATACAGGATTTGTTACAAAAGCAATAATGGAAGCAGATGCCATTATCATTGGTACACCTATTTTTCAGGCTTCCATTCCAGCGACATTAAAGAACATTTTTGATTTACTACCAGTCAATGCTTTTCGCGATAAAGTTGTGAGTATGCTTGTAACAGCTGGTTCACCCAAGCATTACTTAATTGCTGAACAACAATTAAAGCCGATTTTAGCTTATATGAAAGCGCAGATCGTTCAAACGTTCGTTTTTATTGAAGAAAAGGACTTCCTTCGCAAAGAAATTGTAAATGATGATGTGTTCTTCCGAATCGAACGTTTAGTCGAGGATACTGTTGTGTTAACAGAAACGTATACGAAAATTCGAGAAACCAAAGAAGCAGAATACGATTTTTAA
- a CDS encoding LLM class flavin-dependent oxidoreductase produces MEKYRIDQSKGLEFGLYTLGDHIPNPLTGERISAGQRIHEIIELAKLAEQAGIDFFSVGESHQEYFTTQAHSVVLAAVAQATSKIKIASSSTIISTSDPVRVYEDFATIDLISKGRTEIIAGRASRVGLFDLLGYNVRDYEELFEEKFELLLKINEEEVVNWSGQFRAPLNNASVLPRPQTGSLPIWRAVGGPPASAIKAGYAGVPMFLATLGGPATSFKASIDAYREAANRSGFDSATLPIATAGFFYAAETTQQAQSEAYPHVNQGMQLINGRGYPKQHFAQGADPRDVMNIGSPQQIIEKILYQHELFGHQRYIAQMDFGGVPFDKLMKNIELIGTEILPAIKKYTAK; encoded by the coding sequence ATGGAAAAATATCGTATTGATCAAAGCAAGGGGTTAGAATTTGGACTTTATACACTTGGGGACCATATCCCAAATCCACTTACAGGAGAACGTATTTCTGCAGGACAGCGTATTCACGAAATCATTGAGTTAGCGAAGCTGGCGGAGCAAGCTGGCATTGATTTTTTTAGTGTTGGAGAAAGTCATCAGGAATATTTCACAACGCAGGCGCATTCCGTTGTGCTAGCAGCAGTTGCTCAGGCAACTAGTAAAATTAAAATCGCAAGTTCCTCTACGATTATTAGTACATCGGATCCTGTTCGGGTATACGAGGATTTTGCAACGATTGATTTAATTTCAAAAGGACGTACTGAGATTATTGCTGGTCGTGCTTCGAGAGTTGGGCTTTTTGATTTATTAGGCTATAATGTTCGGGATTATGAAGAGCTGTTTGAAGAAAAATTCGAGTTATTATTGAAGATAAATGAAGAGGAAGTTGTCAATTGGAGTGGGCAATTCCGTGCTCCACTAAACAATGCAAGTGTTCTCCCACGTCCACAAACTGGCTCATTACCAATTTGGCGTGCAGTAGGAGGACCACCTGCAAGTGCCATTAAAGCTGGTTATGCAGGGGTTCCGATGTTCCTAGCTACTTTAGGTGGGCCCGCTACAAGCTTCAAGGCTTCTATTGATGCTTATCGGGAGGCTGCCAACCGAAGTGGTTTTGATTCAGCGACTCTTCCAATTGCAACAGCGGGCTTTTTCTATGCTGCGGAAACGACACAGCAGGCGCAAAGCGAGGCTTATCCTCATGTTAACCAAGGGATGCAACTCATTAACGGACGTGGTTATCCGAAGCAACATTTTGCACAAGGCGCAGATCCGCGTGATGTCATGAATATCGGTAGTCCGCAACAAATAATCGAAAAAATCCTCTATCAGCATGAGCTATTTGGTCATCAGCGTTATATCGCACAAATGGACTTTGGTGGTGTACCATTTGATAAATTGATGAAAAATATTGAGTTAATTGGCACAGAAATTTTACCGGCTATTAAAAAATATACAGCTAAATAA
- a CDS encoding helix-turn-helix domain-containing protein, translating into MEMKPELCRVEDALGILVGKWKPIILLILLQQGTHRFSELKRGVPGITQKMLTKQLRELEEEDIVTRKVYPQVPPKVEYSITEYGTSLEPILVAMHDWGTAHTHRKLKKAHI; encoded by the coding sequence ATGGAAATGAAACCGGAACTATGCAGAGTGGAAGATGCTCTCGGTATATTAGTAGGGAAATGGAAGCCAATTATTTTATTAATTCTATTGCAGCAAGGCACGCATAGATTCAGTGAGTTGAAACGAGGGGTACCAGGAATCACACAAAAGATGTTAACAAAGCAACTACGTGAATTAGAAGAAGAGGATATAGTTACACGTAAAGTATACCCACAGGTGCCACCAAAGGTAGAGTACTCGATTACTGAATATGGAACGAGTTTAGAGCCTATTTTAGTAGCTATGCATGATTGGGGAACGGCACATACACATCGGAAATTGAAAAAAGCCCATATCTAA